In Natronococcus occultus SP4, the following proteins share a genomic window:
- a CDS encoding ubiquitin-like small modifier protein 1 codes for MTEWKLFADLAERAGDKHVAVEADAGDTVGDALEDLLDGRPELEDRVLEDGDLRSQINVLRNGTNVLVEEDGLETELEDGDELALFPPVSGG; via the coding sequence ATGACCGAGTGGAAGCTGTTCGCGGATCTCGCCGAACGCGCTGGCGACAAACACGTCGCGGTCGAGGCCGACGCCGGGGACACCGTCGGCGACGCCCTCGAGGACCTCCTCGACGGTCGGCCCGAGCTCGAGGACCGTGTGCTCGAGGACGGCGACCTGCGCTCCCAGATCAACGTGTTACGGAACGGGACGAACGTCTTAGTCGAAGAGGACGGGCTCGAAACCGAACTCGAGGACGGCGACGAGCTGGCGCTGTTCCCGCCCGTCAGCGGCGGCTGA